The genomic region TAAAACTGCTGCACTTATTAATCCAAAGTCTATAATACGAGAGTATTTTGATAGTATTCCTACAATATTTTTATGCATATTTTTACCGCAATAAGCAGCCCTAAATCCCTGCACTGATTTCAAAATCAAGAGCCATGCGGTCAATTGTATTTGGCTTGATAATATCCTCTACATACTTGAGGTGAATAGCGTCATCGCGATAAAGAGCCAGCCTCTCCATGCTCTCCAAGTCTAGTGAGAGGAAAAATTGCCAAGGGCTTTTCTGGTCGGCATTTTTACCGACCCTTAAATTGCTCACGCCCTGGATTTTTAGAAGCCTAATACGGGTTTCGATAATCATCTCTTCGACTTTATCAGGGCTGGTATTCTCTTTAATTTTAAAAAATATAACATGGTGAATCATAGACAATACCCTTTTAAAAAAAAATTATAAAATCCAGAGATCAAGCTCTCATGGCAGAATCAAGGACATCATTTTCATCATTATCCTGCTGATTCTGTTTCTTGAAATCCACTTTTTGCACACTCTTGATATTCACATACCCATTGATGGCCGCCCCGGGCTCTGCATCCACGGCTCCAGCAACGATATCACCGTCGATTTGCGCTGATGCAGCCAAATAAATACGACCCTCGACAATCATTTTACCTTTTACTTTACCGTAGATCTCCGCATTTTTAACTTCCATCATGCGGTCAACATGGAAAGTCGCCCCCTCTAAGACTTTAAGGGTTTGGGCTTTTAAATGTCCGAAAAATGTCGCCGATGGATGCAGCTCAAAAACACCTTCACAGGAAATATCCTTTGTTGAGACCTTCCCCCGTATGTCAGCCGAACCCACTGCCACTTTCTCCCCCACCAGACGACCTTTCACCCCGACATAGAGATGGCCTTTGGTTTCAATATTGCGCGCGCATATCCCCTCCACACTGTAATCATTCATATCAATATTATGACCACAGTGAAAACAAATGGCTGAAAGTTGTTTATCAGAGACCTCGAGTTGTTGGTGGCAAGCAAAACACTCTACACTACGTTTTTCATTTTTTTTCGCGCGCTTGTGGTGTGGCTCGACCCGGAGGGCGGAGCTTGGCTTAAAATAGCCGCCACAACCTTTACAAACTGTGGAGATACAATCCTTCGGCTCCGACTGATGTGCCCCACAATGAGGGCATATCACGTCGATTGCTTTTTTTGAACGCCAGAAGAAAAGATCAACCATTGTTTGTGCGCTTAGTTACAAGTAATCTTTATTTACCCGTAGCAGGTGTGGCAAATACGGACTTCCTGTCTTGTTCAGAATTTCCACTTGTCCCACCTGAAGGTTTGATGCCGCCAAGTGCACCTTTATTGGGCGTGACTTCGGATTTACCGACAATTGTAGCACCCTCTTCAATGACCAAACGGGTGGCTTTAATGTCGCCGAGAAGTTGGGCTTTGGCTTTTAATTCCGCACGCTCTGTGACGGTAATATTTCCATTGACTTTGCCCATGACGATAACAGACTTGGTTTTGATCTCACCTGTCACTACAGCATTTTCAGCAATAGTCAGGAGACCCGCTTCGGAGATGATTTCTCCTTCCACCTTTCCGTCCAAGGTCAGGTC from Verrucomicrobiota bacterium harbors:
- a CDS encoding polymer-forming cytoskeletal protein, translating into MPPELNKNYLATDIEIKGTIKFAADLTLDGKVEGEIISEAGLLTIAENAVVTGEIKTKSVIVMGKVNGNITVTERAELKAKAQLLGDIKATRLVIEEGATIVGKSEVTPNKGALGGIKPSGGTSGNSEQDRKSVFATPATGK
- a CDS encoding Dabb family protein; this encodes MIHHVIFFKIKENTSPDKVEEMIIETRIRLLKIQGVSNLRVGKNADQKSPWQFFLSLDLESMERLALYRDDAIHLKYVEDIIKPNTIDRMALDFEISAGI
- a CDS encoding polymer-forming cytoskeletal protein, coding for MVDLFFWRSKKAIDVICPHCGAHQSEPKDCISTVCKGCGGYFKPSSALRVEPHHKRAKKNEKRSVECFACHQQLEVSDKQLSAICFHCGHNIDMNDYSVEGICARNIETKGHLYVGVKGRLVGEKVAVGSADIRGKVSTKDISCEGVFELHPSATFFGHLKAQTLKVLEGATFHVDRMMEVKNAEIYGKVKGKMIVEGRIYLAASAQIDGDIVAGAVDAEPGAAINGYVNIKSVQKVDFKKQNQQDNDENDVLDSAMRA